One region of Armigeres subalbatus isolate Guangzhou_Male chromosome 3, GZ_Asu_2, whole genome shotgun sequence genomic DNA includes:
- the LOC134219276 gene encoding uncharacterized protein LOC134219276 — protein MFEAAARLQAHNQEMVKCISQLRTQRQKLAEKVAVQEHEKAVVEQEIRKLRQQLATLEESLAQNRRKLEEQDTKLTESEAGYNKLVDTMHVLLMSVKKNEKEFRMPRWTEKKETSR, from the coding sequence ATGTTCGAGGCAGCAGCACGGCTACAGGCGCACAACCAGGAGATGGTGAAGTGTATCAGCCAGTTGCGGACGCAGCGCCAGAAACtggcagagaaggtcgctgtcCAGGAGCATGAAAAAGCTGTGGTCGAGCAGGAAATCCGTAAACTCCGCCAGCAGTTGGCCACTCTGGAGGAATCTCTGGCACAGAATCGCCGAAAGCTTGAAGAGCAGGACACAAAACTAACGGAATCGGAAGCCGGCTATAATAAACTGGTCGATACGATGCATGTCCTGCTGATGTCGGTCAAAAAGAACGAAAAGGAATTCCGGATGCCCAGGTGGACGGAGAAAAAGGAAACTAGCCGCTAG
- the LOC134219275 gene encoding beta-1,3-galactosyltransferase brn-like, translating to MLPRICIKFRIKYVISLMLTLLVLEYFGAFTHMFEADFERTFSYPMEGDILSNVYQLRHGQRPAVEPINGYNYSFITDCQHKCKEDDRMIAPRLVLVVKSAMEHFDRRVAIRKSWGWEKRFSDVKIRTVFVLGRPAAANRRLQSLIDLEYANYRDIVQGDFVDAYFNNTIKTMMGFRWAVSHCPRARFYMFADDDFYISSKNLLKYVRNPVNYPEYLEETDEALRKLARRLSQTTSNNSASVGEEVDTQKNTTNVRNKRQILNMDMELPRDVKLFSGFVFRSAPHRHRSSKWYVSLEEYPWDMWPTYVTAGAFLLSHEALFEMYYVSMYTKHFRFDDIYLGIVALKAGIEPLHSEEFYFHKAPFLGPQSYKYVLATHGYDDPEELVKTWNEVRAAGYA from the exons ATGCTTCCCCGTATTTGCATAAAATTTAGAATCAAATATGTGATCTCGTTAATGCTGACGCTTCTGGTGTTGGAGTATTTCGGCGCGTTTACGCACATGTTCGAGGCGGACTTCGAGCGTACATTTAGCTACCCGATGGAAGGGGACATCCTCTCCAATGTATACCAGCTGCGGCACGGACAACGGCCAGCCGTGGAACCGATCAATGGGTACAACTATTCCTTCATTACGGACTGCCAGCACAAATGCAAGGAGGATGATCGAATGATTGCACCCCGGCTGGTGCTTGTGGTGAAATCCGCCATGGAGCATTTCGATCGTAGGGTTGCGATCCGAAAGTCGTGGGGCTGGGAGAAGCGATTTTCCGATGTGAAAATTCGCACGGTGTTTGTGTTGGGTCGGCCGGCGGCCGCTAATCGCCGGTTGCAgtctttgattgatttggagTACGCCAACTACAGGGACATTGTTCAGGGTGATTTTGTGGATGCTTATTTTAACAATACGATAAAGACCATGATGGGTTTTCGGTGGGCCGTTAGCCACTGTCCTCGGGCCAGGTTTTATATGTTCGCGGATGATGACTTCTACATTTCGTCGAAAAATTTGCTCAAGTACGTGCGAAACCCGGTAAACTATCCGGAATATCTGGAAGAGACGGACGAGGCTTTGAGGAAGTTGGCACGTAGACTCAGTCAAACAACCAGCAACAACAGCGCATCAGTTGGGGAGGAGGTGGACACTCAGAAAAATACCACCAATGTTCGAAACAAGCGGCAAATATTAAACATGGACATGGAGCTCCCGAGGGATGTAAAGCTCTTTTCTGGATTTGTGTTCCGATCAGCACCGCACCGGCATCGTAGCAGCAAGTGGTACGTTTCGCTGGAAGAATATCCGTGGGACATGTGGCCTACCTATGTGACCGCCGGAGCGTTCCTGCTGTCGCATGAAGCCCTATTCGAGATGTACTACGTGAGCATGTACACCAAACATTTTAG ATTCGACGACATCTACTTGGGCATCGTTGCCCTCAAAGCCGGAATTGAACCGCTACACTCGGAGGAGTTCTACTTCCATAAAGCACCATTCCTAGGACCGCAGAGCTATAAATACGTGCTGGCCACTCACGGTTACGATGATCCGGAAGAACTAGTCAAAACCTGGAACGAAGTGCGAGCGGCAGGCTACGCCTAG